In one Nicotiana tomentosiformis chromosome 6, ASM39032v3, whole genome shotgun sequence genomic region, the following are encoded:
- the LOC104086594 gene encoding transcription factor MYB41-like, which translates to MGRSPSSDKNGLKKGPWTSEEDHKLIEYIQVHGPGNWRSLPKNAGLQRCGKSCRLRWTNYLRPDIKRGRFSFEEEETIIQLHSVLGNKWSAIAARLPGRTDNEVKNYWNTHIRKRLLKMGLDPVTHSPRLDLLDLSSLLNSTQFNLSSLLGLQAFVNPQVLALIATTLFTPHTENPEMLLQRQLQENQFLNVQIQNQEGSQVLFQKYQENQILNAPMENPTPTFQPYNQFQDRTSEIPTCTKSNLGSYNLVNGQNLQENVMLPLQNYGQILQENSSGQNFSFDSVLSTPLSSSTEDERDSYCSNFMKFEIPESLFFDDLV; encoded by the exons ATGGGAAGATCACCAAGTTCTGATAAAAATGGACTCAAGAAAGGTCCTTGGACCTCAGAGGAAGATCATAAGCTCATAGAATATATTCAAGTTCATGGTCCTGGAAATTGGCGTAGCCTCCCTAAAAATGCTG GACTTCAAAGGTGTGGAAAGAGTTGTCGTCTTCGTTGGACGAATTATTTGAGACCAGATATTAAGAGAGGAAGATTCtcatttgaagaagaagaaactaTTATCCAACTTCACAGTGTTCTAGGCAACAA ATGGTCAGCAATTGCTGCTCGTTTGCCAGGAAGAACGGACAATGAAGTAAAGAATTATTGGAACACTCACATAAGAAAAAGgcttctaaaaatgggacttgaTCCAGTAACTCACAGCCCTCGTCTTGATTTATTAGACTTATCATCCCTCCTTAACTCTACACAATTTAACCTTTCAAGTTTACTTGGACTACAAGCATTTGTAAACCCTCAAGTCTTGGCACTAATTGCTACAACCCTTTTTACACCCCATACAGAAAATCCAGAAATGTTATTACAAAGACAACTTCAAGAAAACCAATTTTTGAACGTACAGATACAAAACCAAGAAGGGTCTCAAGTGTTGTTccaaaaatatcaagaaaatcAAATTTTAAATGCCCCAATGGAAAACCCTACCCCAACTTTCCAACCTTATAATCAGTTCCAAGATCGGACTTCAGAAATACCAACATGCACTAAATCAAACTTGGGATCATATAATTTGGTGAATGGCCAAAATTTACAAGAAAATGTGATGCTACCTTTGCAAAACTATGGCCAAATTTTACAAGAAAACTCCAGCGGTCAAAACTTTAGCTTTGATTCAGTGTTGTCAACACCATTGTCAAGCAGTACAGAAGATGAGAGAGATAGCTACTGCAGTAATTTCATGAAATTTGAAATTCCAGAGAGTTTATTTTTTGATGATTTAGTGTGA
- the LOC138893640 gene encoding uncharacterized protein, translated as MEETGAAQGMTRTGRVYTPKHLGGTSKEVSFEQPAIETGPDDLWRKVQAREYSVVNHLNKTPAQISILSLLQNSEAHKNALMKVLNEAYVPNNITSGEIANMVGQVLESHKITFHEDELPPEGLSHNRELHITVQCEDKFIARVLIDWGSSLKICPLTTFKRLGKVLHEIRVGTMNVKAFDESQRATIRETNLCLQMGPTWFDVKFQVLDISALYNPLLGRPWIHTIGDVESTLHHAVKFEWNHQEVIIHGNESNPIYTNQTVPVVENRKKFTIEKEKWWSKKIESILAWTGIIITHPDELTTVICNETTQHKNSDSKEIEEEDIIPEKIVREVEDFENKPKSNLDETEIVNLGDSKTVKETRISIHLSPSEKEEYTHFLKEYEDIFAWSYDDMTGLSTSIVAHKLHTNPMCPPVKQKLRKCKPYMSLKIKEEVTK; from the exons atggaagaaactggtgcagcacaaggtatgaccagaactggtagggtttacacgcccAAGCATTTagggggaacaagtaaagaagtctCTTTCGAGCAGCCTGCCATTGAAACCggcccggatgatctttggagaaaggtgcaagcaagggagtactCTGTGGtcaatcatttgaacaaaacccctgctcagatatccattttatcactattgcagaattctgaggcacacaagaacgcgttgatgaaagtgttgaatgaggcttatgtacccaacaacattactagTGGAGAGATAGCCAACATGGTAGGACAAGTATTAGAAAGCCATAAGATCACTTTCCATGAAGATGAATTGCCACCAGAAGGGTTGAGCCATAACAGGGAGTTGCATATCACAGTACAGTGCGAAGAtaaattcattgccagggtcctgatagattgGGGTTCAAGTCTCAAAATCTGCCCGTTGACTACTTTTAAGAGGTTAGGCAAAGTTTTGCATGAGATACGAGTAGGAACTATGAACGTAAAAGCGTTTGATgagtctcaaagggccacaatcaGAGAAACCAACCTCTGCTTACAAATGggtccaacttggtttgatgttaaATTCCAAGTGCTCGACATATCCGCCTTATACAATCCGttattgggacgaccttggatacacacCATTGGGGATGTAGAGTCTACTCTGCATCATGCTGtgaagttcgaatggaatcatcaggaggtgatcattcatggaaaCGAGAGTAATCCTATTTACACCAACCAGACTGTCCCGGTTGTGGAGAATAGGAAGAAGTTCACGATCGAGAAGGAAAAATGGTGGAGTAAaaaaatagaaagcatattggcatggacagg CATTATTATTACCCatcccgatgaacttacgacagtgatatgtaatgagacaacgcaacataagaaTAGTGActcgaaagaaatagaagaagaggatataatacctgagaaaattgttagagaagttgaagattttgagaacaagcctaagtccaacctGGACGAAACTGAGATAGTCAACTTAGGAGATTCcaaaacagtcaaagaaactcgcataagcattcacctgtcaccatcagagaaagaagaatacacccACTTCCTGAAAGAATATGAAGACATTTTcgcatggtcttatgatgatatgactggtttgagcacgtccatagtggctcataaactacacaccaacccaatgtgtccaccagtaaagcagaagctcagaaaatgcAAGCCATATATGAGtctaaaaatcaaagaagaagtcaccaagtag